One stretch of Lemur catta isolate mLemCat1 chromosome 2, mLemCat1.pri, whole genome shotgun sequence DNA includes these proteins:
- the LTV1 gene encoding protein LTV1 homolog isoform X2, whose protein sequence is MDVQKSEDEDEWEDVDDENRRGSDDDDCDSLGPLSNDNGMFAPGKSHGGLENHLFWDEETKSRFTEYSMTSSVMRRNEQLTLHDERFEKFYEQYDDDEIGALDNAELEGSIQVDSNRLQEVLSDYYKEMAENCVKLNTLEPFEDQDLPMNELNESEEEEVVTVVLEEAKEKWDCESICSTYSNLYNHPQLIKYQPKPKQIRISSKTGIPLNVLPKKGLTAKQAERMQMINSSDLPKVSTQPRSKNESKEDKRARKQAIKEERKERRVEKKANKLAFKLEKRRQEKELLNLKKNVEGLKL, encoded by the exons atggaTGTACA GAAATCTGAGGATGAGGATGAGTGGGAAGATGTGGATGATGAGAACAGAAGAGGCAGTGATGATGATGACTGTGACTCTTTGGGCCCATTATCAAATGACAATGGTATGTTTGCCCCCGGAAAATCTCATGGAGGTCTAGAAAATCACTTGTTCTGGGACGAGGAAACGAAAAGTCGCTTCACGGAATATTCTATGACTTCCTCAGTCATGAGGAGAAATGAACAGCTGACCCTGCACGATGAGAGGTTTGAGAAG TTTTATGAGCaatatgatgatgatgaaattGGAGCTCTGGATAATGCTGAATTAGAAGGTTCCATTCAAGTTGACAGCAATCGCTTACAGGAAGTTTTGAGTGACTACTATAAAGAGATGGCAGAGAA TTGTGTAAAATTGAATACTCTTGAACCTTTCGAGGATCAAGACCTGCCAATGAATGAGCTCAACGAGTCTGAGGAGGAAGAGGTTGTTACTGTAGTTCTTGAAGAAGCCAAAGAAAAGTGGGATTGTGAATCCATTTGTA gtacCTACTCAAATTTATACAACCATCCACAGCTTATCAAGTATCAACCAAAG cCCAAACAAATCCGAATATCTTCTAAAACAGGAATACCTCTCAATGTCTTACCCAAAAAAGGACTCACAGCAAAGCAAGCTGAACGAATGCAAATGATTAATAGCAGCGATCTGCCTAAGGTATCAACCCAACCACgttctaaaaatgaaagcaaagaagaCAAAAGAGCAAGAAAGCAAGCTATAAAAGAAGAGCGCAAG GAACGAAGAGTGGAGAAGAAAGCTAATAAACTGGCATTTAAACTggagaaaagaaggcaggaaaaggagCTGCTGAACTTGAAGAAGAATGTTGAGGGTCTGAAGTTGTAG